One genomic region from Solwaraspora sp. WMMD792 encodes:
- a CDS encoding glycoside hydrolase family 3 C-terminal domain-containing protein: MSDSTFRDPDQPVAARVTDLLRRLTLDEKIALLHQHQPSVPRLGLPGFRTGTEALHGVAWLGPATVFPQAIGLGSSWDPDLLRRIGEAVGDEVRAFHHKDPVGVGLNVWAPVVNPLRDPRWGRNEEGYAEDPWLTGVLATGYASGLRGDHPYYLRTAPTLKHFLGYNNETDRATTSSNLPPRVLHEYELPAFRAPIAAGAAVAVMAAYNLVNGRPAHLSPLIDEQLRRWTDDDVLVVGDAGAATNIAGAQGYHPDHVTGYAAALRAGIDSFTEDDTDSLPTVARITEAVARGLLAEPDIDRAVRRILSVRIRLGELDPPERNPFATTGTDVINCPAHQDLARIAVRESVVLLRNAPTESGSDPVLPLDPDRIRRVAVVGPLADTLHTDWYAGSMPYAVTARAGLTARLPMATVTHHEGVDRIAVRLGTSATYLQASGAAAGGPLRADSTAGGPPRAAAPEAAPQCCFDVFDWGDGVVALRSVANGRYLAAGDDGVLVNDRSGPGGWVVNETFRLVRAADGRTALHHLARDRYVTVGPDGLARAEAASVDTATRFTVELVTDGAREAAALARDADVAVVVLGNHPMVCGRETEDRVDLALPAAQAALLRAVRAANPRTVLVLASSYPYAVEWADRHVPAIVWSAHGGQEYGTGLAEVLCGDTDPGGRLTQTWYRRTADLPDLFDYDVIASDATYLYFRGEPLYPFGHGLSYTSFDYRDLRLSATEVGADGTVEVSVTVCNSGARAGTEVVQLYTRQRHSRVKQPLRQLRAFRKISLAAGAQTTLRFRLAAADLATWDVTRDRPVVESARHTVSVGRSSADLVATTTLTVRGERIGPRDPLAGPLWAADNDDYAGTAPADHPEGRDAVGAAEDGGWIAFTDVDFGSGPTAVTARVAHRPPREGAGADPGAVGRAADGSTVTLRLDDPLAGPVAGTLPVPATGGRDDWAEVRTELHGLSGTRDLYLLFSTAGATVSYLSFAGTATDGPARDMDGGA; this comes from the coding sequence ATGAGCGACAGCACGTTCCGCGACCCCGACCAACCCGTGGCCGCCCGGGTCACCGACCTGCTCCGCCGGCTCACCCTCGACGAGAAGATCGCCCTGCTGCACCAGCATCAGCCCTCGGTGCCCCGACTCGGCCTGCCCGGCTTCCGCACCGGGACCGAGGCGCTGCACGGGGTGGCCTGGCTCGGCCCGGCGACCGTCTTCCCGCAGGCGATCGGGCTGGGTTCCAGCTGGGACCCGGACCTGCTGCGGCGGATCGGCGAAGCGGTCGGCGACGAGGTACGCGCGTTCCACCACAAAGACCCCGTCGGCGTCGGACTGAACGTGTGGGCGCCGGTGGTCAACCCGCTGCGGGATCCACGGTGGGGCCGCAACGAGGAGGGCTACGCCGAGGACCCGTGGCTGACCGGGGTGCTGGCCACCGGTTACGCCAGCGGACTGCGCGGCGACCATCCCTACTACCTGCGGACCGCGCCGACCCTGAAACACTTCCTCGGTTACAACAACGAGACCGACCGGGCCACCACCAGCAGCAACCTGCCGCCCCGGGTGCTGCACGAGTACGAACTACCGGCGTTTCGCGCCCCGATCGCCGCCGGTGCCGCGGTCGCGGTGATGGCCGCGTACAACCTGGTCAACGGCCGGCCGGCGCATCTGAGCCCGCTGATCGACGAGCAGCTGCGCCGGTGGACCGACGACGACGTCCTGGTCGTCGGCGACGCGGGAGCGGCCACCAACATCGCCGGCGCCCAGGGCTACCACCCGGACCACGTCACCGGCTACGCGGCGGCGCTGCGCGCCGGGATCGACAGCTTCACCGAGGACGACACCGACTCGCTGCCGACCGTCGCGCGGATCACCGAGGCGGTGGCGCGCGGACTGCTCGCCGAACCGGACATCGACCGCGCGGTCCGCCGGATCCTCTCCGTCCGGATCCGGCTCGGTGAGCTGGATCCACCCGAACGCAACCCGTTCGCGACGACCGGCACCGATGTGATCAACTGCCCGGCCCACCAGGACCTGGCCCGGATCGCGGTACGCGAGTCGGTGGTCCTGCTGCGCAACGCACCGACGGAGTCCGGATCCGACCCGGTGCTGCCGCTGGACCCGGACCGGATCCGGCGGGTCGCGGTGGTCGGCCCGCTCGCCGACACACTCCACACCGACTGGTACGCCGGATCGATGCCGTACGCGGTCACCGCCCGCGCCGGGCTGACCGCGCGGCTGCCGATGGCGACCGTGACCCACCACGAGGGAGTGGACCGGATCGCGGTGCGGCTCGGCACCTCGGCGACCTACCTGCAGGCCAGCGGCGCGGCCGCCGGTGGACCGCTGCGGGCCGACAGCACGGCGGGCGGACCGCCGCGCGCCGCCGCGCCGGAGGCGGCGCCGCAGTGCTGCTTCGACGTGTTCGACTGGGGCGACGGGGTGGTCGCGCTGCGCAGCGTCGCCAACGGCCGCTACCTGGCCGCCGGCGACGACGGGGTGCTGGTCAACGACCGGTCCGGGCCGGGCGGGTGGGTGGTCAACGAGACCTTCCGGCTGGTCCGCGCCGCCGACGGCCGCACGGCACTGCACCACCTGGCCCGGGACCGCTACGTCACCGTCGGCCCGGACGGGCTGGCGCGGGCCGAGGCCGCCAGCGTCGACACCGCCACCAGGTTCACCGTCGAACTGGTCACCGATGGCGCCCGGGAGGCGGCAGCACTGGCCCGCGACGCCGACGTGGCGGTGGTGGTGCTCGGCAACCATCCGATGGTGTGCGGGCGGGAGACCGAGGACCGGGTCGACCTGGCGCTACCCGCCGCCCAGGCGGCGCTGCTGCGGGCGGTCCGGGCCGCGAATCCGCGCACCGTGCTGGTGCTGGCCAGCAGCTACCCGTACGCGGTGGAGTGGGCCGACCGGCACGTCCCGGCGATCGTCTGGTCCGCACACGGCGGTCAGGAGTACGGCACCGGGCTGGCCGAGGTGCTCTGCGGGGACACCGATCCGGGCGGCCGGCTCACCCAGACCTGGTACCGGCGTACCGCGGACCTGCCCGACCTGTTCGACTACGACGTGATCGCCTCGGACGCGACCTACCTCTACTTCCGGGGGGAACCGCTGTACCCGTTCGGCCACGGCCTGAGCTACACCTCCTTCGACTACCGCGACCTGCGGTTGTCGGCCACCGAGGTAGGTGCCGACGGCACGGTCGAGGTCAGCGTCACGGTGTGCAACAGCGGAGCGCGGGCCGGGACCGAGGTGGTGCAGCTCTACACCCGCCAGCGGCACTCCCGGGTCAAGCAGCCGCTGCGCCAACTACGTGCCTTCCGCAAGATCAGCCTCGCGGCGGGGGCGCAGACCACGCTCCGGTTCCGCCTCGCCGCCGCCGACCTGGCGACCTGGGACGTCACCCGGGACCGGCCGGTGGTGGAGAGCGCCCGGCACACGGTGTCGGTCGGCCGGTCCAGCGCCGACCTGGTGGCGACCACCACCCTGACCGTACGGGGTGAACGGATCGGGCCCCGCGACCCGCTGGCCGGCCCGTTGTGGGCCGCTGACAACGACGACTACGCCGGCACGGCACCGGCCGACCATCCCGAGGGTCGGGACGCGGTGGGCGCGGCGGAGGACGGCGGTTGGATCGCGTTCACCGACGTCGACTTCGGCTCCGGGCCCACCGCGGTCACCGCCCGCGTCGCGCACCGGCCGCCCCGGGAGGGGGCCGGGGCCGACCCCGGTGCCGTCGGCCGGGCGGCGGACGGGTCGACGGTCACCCTGCGGCTGGACGATCCGCTGGCCGGCCCGGTCGCCGGTACGCTTCCGGTACCGGCGACCGGCGGCCGCGACGACTGGGCCGAGGTACGGACGGAGCTGCACGGACTGTCCGGAACCCGAGACCTGTATCTGCTTTTCAGTACGGCAGGCGCTACGGTGAGCTACCTGAGTTTTGCCGGGACCGCCACTGACGGTCCGGCCAGGGACATGGATGGAGGAGCCTAG
- a CDS encoding LacI family DNA-binding transcriptional regulator, whose product MSTPSQPTGAGPDPAGPGPARDRAGKRADMVTIADVARHAGVAVSTVSYVLSGKRAISATTRERVLASIHALGYHPHAGARALASRRANVIALVLPLRSGMHLPVLMQFATSVVTTARQFDHDVLLVTADEGPAGLRRIAVSAMVDGIVVMDVEMHDPRVPLLRELERPSVLIGFPAESAGLTCVDLDFYRAGEACVEHLVTLGHRQLALLGAPAVVYERETGFAHRTRAGFTETSARCGVTAVAQPCEENYDAVRRELAGLLHRHPGLTALVVHNEAAVGHVLAALPTLGRRVPDDISVVAICPDEVAERSGPALTSVLIPAEEVGRQAVSLLMRKVQGDAVPAATLLDPRLTVRASTGPGPAAALPGAEAGDTAVAGTGPETMVALARRTDS is encoded by the coding sequence GTGTCAACTCCGTCACAGCCGACCGGCGCCGGGCCGGACCCCGCCGGGCCCGGCCCGGCGCGGGACCGGGCCGGGAAGCGGGCCGACATGGTGACGATCGCCGACGTGGCCCGGCACGCCGGCGTCGCGGTCAGCACGGTGTCCTATGTGCTCAGCGGCAAGCGGGCGATCTCGGCGACCACCCGGGAACGCGTACTGGCCAGCATCCACGCCCTCGGCTACCACCCGCATGCCGGCGCCCGAGCGCTGGCCAGCCGCCGGGCGAACGTGATCGCGCTGGTGCTGCCGCTGCGCTCCGGGATGCACCTGCCGGTACTGATGCAGTTCGCCACCAGCGTGGTCACCACCGCCCGGCAGTTCGACCATGACGTACTGCTGGTCACCGCCGACGAAGGGCCGGCCGGGCTGCGCCGGATCGCGGTCAGCGCCATGGTCGACGGCATCGTGGTGATGGACGTGGAGATGCACGACCCACGCGTACCCCTGCTGCGTGAACTCGAACGGCCCAGCGTGCTGATCGGTTTCCCGGCCGAGTCCGCCGGTCTGACCTGCGTCGACCTGGACTTCTACCGGGCCGGCGAGGCCTGCGTCGAGCATCTCGTCACGCTCGGCCACCGGCAGCTCGCCCTGCTCGGAGCCCCGGCGGTGGTCTACGAACGGGAAACCGGCTTCGCCCACCGGACCAGGGCCGGCTTCACCGAGACGTCGGCCCGCTGCGGCGTCACGGCGGTCGCCCAGCCGTGCGAGGAGAACTACGACGCGGTACGCCGCGAACTGGCCGGGCTACTGCACCGGCACCCAGGGCTCACCGCGCTGGTGGTGCACAACGAGGCGGCGGTCGGGCACGTGCTGGCCGCGTTGCCGACCCTGGGTCGACGGGTCCCCGACGACATCTCGGTGGTGGCGATCTGCCCGGACGAGGTCGCCGAGCGGTCCGGTCCGGCGCTGACCTCGGTGCTGATTCCGGCCGAGGAGGTCGGCCGGCAGGCGGTCAGCCTGCTGATGCGCAAGGTCCAGGGCGACGCGGTGCCGGCCGCCACGCTGCTCGACCCACGGTTGACCGTCCGGGCCAGCACCGGCCCCGGCCCCGCCGCCGCGCTGCCGGGCGCCGAGGCCGGAGACACCGCCGTCGCAGGCACCGGGCCGGAGACAATGGTGGCGCTTGCCCGCCGTACCGATTCCTGA
- a CDS encoding sulfite exporter TauE/SafE family protein has protein sequence MRKLLVLALVGLLAQLVDGALGMAYGVTSTTLLLLAGIAPASASASVHLAEIGTTLASGTAHWRFGNVDWRVVGRIAVPGAVGAFAGATVLSSVSTEAAGPWMAGILLALGVYLLIRFARPIPSRRVSRPLRSRFLTPLGLTAGFIDATGGGGWGPVATPSLLVSGRMEPRKVIGSVDTSEFLVAAAASAGFLIGLGGQGFVLPVVAALLAGGLLAAPLAAYLVRIVPAQLLGAAVGGLIVLTNARSLMRAVELPPAPRFTGYAVIVVGWALALGLAVRVLRAARRDQRRSALVGEQPGGGVRDQLPGGGDVPSLGTRRADGQPQGEPARHPGVGQQHRAAGVHPGQQGGVDLVGLAAQPETDQ, from the coding sequence GTGCGAAAGCTGCTGGTCCTCGCCCTCGTCGGGCTGCTCGCTCAACTGGTGGACGGCGCGCTGGGAATGGCGTACGGAGTCACCTCGACCACCCTGCTGCTGCTCGCCGGAATCGCCCCGGCCTCGGCGAGCGCCTCGGTGCACCTGGCGGAGATCGGCACCACGCTCGCCTCCGGCACCGCGCACTGGCGGTTCGGCAACGTCGACTGGCGGGTCGTCGGCCGGATCGCCGTACCTGGCGCGGTCGGTGCCTTCGCCGGTGCCACCGTCCTCAGCTCCGTCTCGACCGAGGCCGCCGGGCCGTGGATGGCCGGGATCCTGCTGGCCCTCGGGGTGTACCTGCTGATCCGCTTCGCCCGGCCGATCCCGTCCCGGCGGGTCAGCCGACCCCTGCGCAGCCGGTTCCTCACCCCGCTCGGGCTGACCGCCGGCTTCATCGACGCCACCGGAGGCGGCGGGTGGGGCCCGGTCGCCACACCGTCGCTGCTGGTCTCCGGGCGGATGGAGCCACGCAAGGTGATCGGCTCGGTGGACACCTCGGAGTTCCTCGTCGCGGCGGCGGCCAGCGCCGGCTTCCTGATCGGGCTCGGCGGCCAGGGTTTCGTCCTACCCGTCGTCGCGGCGTTGCTGGCCGGTGGCCTGCTCGCCGCCCCGCTGGCTGCCTACCTCGTGCGGATCGTGCCGGCACAACTGCTCGGCGCCGCGGTCGGCGGTCTCATCGTGCTGACCAACGCCCGGTCGCTGATGCGCGCCGTCGAGCTGCCCCCGGCCCCGAGGTTCACCGGGTACGCGGTGATCGTCGTCGGCTGGGCGCTGGCCCTCGGGCTGGCCGTCCGGGTGCTGCGCGCGGCCCGTCGTGACCAGCGACGGTCAGCGCTGGTCGGTGAGCAGCCCGGTGGCGGTGTCCGAGATCAGCTCCCAGGCGGCGGCGACGTGCCGTCGCTCGGTACGCGGCGCGCCGACGGCCAGCCGCAAGGTGAACCGGCCCGCCACCCGGGTGTGGGTCAGCAGCACCGAGCCGCTGGCGTTCACCCCGGCCAGCAGGGCGGAGTTGACCTCGTCGGGCTGGCCGCGCAACCGGAAACAGACCAGTGA
- a CDS encoding Rrf2 family transcriptional regulator has translation MRLSARVDYALRAAAELAVAAAASARVVLTAEQVARAQGIPPKFLEGILLQLRRAGVVQAQRGPDGGYWLARPAEQISLAELIRVIDGPLAHVRGHRPEELGYQGAAVALQDVWIALRASEREILESVTVADVATGKLPERIRDLAANPRAWT, from the coding sequence ATGCGTCTCTCTGCCCGGGTCGACTACGCGCTGCGGGCCGCCGCCGAGCTGGCGGTCGCGGCTGCGGCGTCGGCGCGGGTCGTGTTGACTGCCGAGCAGGTCGCCCGGGCCCAGGGCATCCCGCCGAAGTTCCTCGAGGGCATCCTGCTGCAGTTGCGCCGGGCCGGCGTGGTGCAGGCCCAGCGCGGCCCGGACGGCGGCTACTGGCTGGCCCGTCCCGCCGAGCAGATCAGCCTCGCGGAGCTCATCCGGGTCATCGACGGCCCGCTCGCCCACGTGCGGGGGCACCGGCCGGAGGAGCTCGGCTACCAGGGTGCGGCGGTCGCGCTGCAGGACGTCTGGATCGCGTTGCGGGCCAGCGAGCGGGAGATCCTCGAGTCGGTCACCGTGGCCGACGTCGCCACCGGCAAACTCCCCGAGCGGATCCGGGATCTCGCGGCCAACCCACGCGCCTGGACCTGA
- a CDS encoding acyl-CoA thioesterase II, whose amino-acid sequence MTGDPVGGQAAVDQLLEVLDLTRTGPSAFRGTSPKVGPQRVFGGQVAGQALVAAGRTVDPQRLVHSLHGYFVRPGDGAEPIDYEVENIRDGRSFSVRRSVAYQHGKPIFFMSASFHRPEDGLDHQAPQPPDVPPPEAVPTMVERLARYPERLGVWAVIPRPMDVRYVGEPGLVAPGDRPADPYQRVWIRADGKLPDDPLLHACVLTYASDLTLLDSVLSVHGEVWGPGGVIGASLDHALWFHRPFRADEWFLYDCWSPSAAGGRGLATGRMFTRDGRHIASAVQEGLVRRVGG is encoded by the coding sequence GTGACCGGTGATCCGGTTGGCGGGCAGGCCGCCGTCGACCAGCTGCTCGAGGTGCTCGACCTGACCCGGACCGGGCCGTCGGCGTTTCGCGGGACGAGCCCCAAGGTGGGGCCGCAGCGGGTCTTCGGCGGCCAGGTCGCCGGTCAGGCGCTGGTCGCCGCCGGGCGGACCGTCGACCCGCAGCGGCTGGTGCACTCGCTGCACGGCTACTTCGTCCGCCCCGGCGACGGTGCCGAGCCGATCGACTACGAGGTGGAGAACATCCGCGACGGCCGGTCCTTCTCGGTCCGCCGCTCGGTGGCGTACCAGCACGGCAAACCGATCTTCTTCATGTCGGCGTCGTTCCACCGGCCCGAGGACGGGCTGGACCACCAGGCCCCGCAGCCACCGGACGTGCCGCCGCCGGAGGCGGTGCCGACCATGGTGGAGCGGCTGGCCCGCTATCCGGAGCGGCTCGGTGTCTGGGCGGTGATCCCCCGGCCGATGGACGTGCGGTACGTCGGCGAACCGGGTCTGGTCGCCCCCGGGGACCGGCCGGCCGACCCGTACCAGCGGGTCTGGATCCGCGCCGACGGCAAGCTGCCCGACGATCCGCTGCTGCACGCCTGCGTACTCACCTACGCCTCCGACCTGACCTTGCTCGACTCGGTGCTGTCCGTGCACGGCGAGGTCTGGGGTCCGGGCGGGGTGATCGGGGCCAGCCTGGACCACGCGTTGTGGTTCCACCGGCCGTTCCGGGCCGACGAATGGTTCCTCTACGACTGCTGGAGTCCGTCGGCCGCCGGCGGGCGAGGGCTGGCCACTGGTCGGATGTTCACCCGCGACGGCCGGCACATCGCCAGCGCTGTGCAGGAAGGACTGGTCCGGCGGGTCGGCGGGTGA
- the pyk gene encoding pyruvate kinase, producing MGVTRRAKIVCTLGPATASPERIRGLVEAGMDVARLNFSHGSHEDHQQVYQLVREAAQAAGRAVAVLADLQGPKIRLGRFADGPHEWRTGDSVVITSDDIIGSRERVSCTYRKLPQEVRPGDRLLIDDGKVAVEVSAVDGNDIRVLVVEGGPVSNNKGISLPNVAVSVPALSDKDTDDLRFALGLGADFIALSFVRSPEDIKLVHAIMDEEGVRRPVLAKVEKPEAVTHLEAIVDAFDGVMVARGDLGVELPLDEVPLVQKRAVQLCRENAKPVIVATQMLDSMIENSRPTRAEASDVANAVLDGTDAVMLSGETSVGKYPVLTVSTMAKIVTTTEHGSISVPRLQHDPRTHGGALTSAASQIARAIGAKAMVAFTQTGDTVRRLSRLQCELPLLAFTPVAEVRDQLALSWGVETFLMPFVQHTDDMFRQVDQALLGLGRANPGEYVVIVAGSPVGTPGSTNTLRVHQLGSLVDAAAARALQ from the coding sequence ATGGGCGTGACACGCCGCGCAAAGATCGTTTGTACGCTTGGCCCCGCGACCGCGTCCCCGGAGCGTATCCGTGGGCTCGTCGAAGCGGGCATGGACGTGGCCCGGCTGAACTTCAGCCACGGCAGCCACGAGGACCACCAGCAGGTGTACCAGCTGGTCCGGGAGGCGGCCCAGGCCGCCGGCCGGGCGGTCGCCGTGCTGGCCGACCTGCAGGGCCCCAAGATCCGCCTCGGCCGGTTCGCCGACGGGCCGCACGAGTGGCGCACCGGCGACTCGGTCGTCATCACCAGCGACGACATTATCGGCAGCCGGGAGCGGGTCTCCTGCACCTACCGCAAGCTGCCCCAGGAGGTTCGCCCCGGGGACCGGCTGCTGATCGACGACGGCAAGGTGGCCGTCGAGGTCAGCGCGGTGGACGGCAACGACATCCGGGTGCTGGTCGTCGAGGGCGGGCCGGTCTCCAACAACAAGGGCATCTCGCTGCCGAACGTCGCGGTCAGCGTGCCGGCCCTGTCGGACAAGGACACCGACGACCTGCGGTTCGCGCTCGGCCTGGGCGCCGACTTCATCGCCCTGTCGTTCGTCCGGTCGCCCGAGGACATCAAGCTGGTCCACGCGATCATGGACGAGGAGGGGGTTCGCCGACCCGTCCTGGCCAAGGTCGAGAAGCCGGAGGCGGTCACCCACCTGGAGGCGATCGTCGACGCGTTCGACGGGGTGATGGTGGCCCGGGGCGACCTGGGCGTCGAGTTGCCGCTCGACGAGGTGCCGCTGGTGCAGAAGCGCGCGGTGCAGCTGTGCCGGGAGAACGCCAAGCCGGTCATCGTCGCCACCCAGATGCTCGACTCGATGATCGAGAATTCGCGGCCGACCCGCGCGGAGGCCTCCGACGTGGCCAACGCGGTGCTCGACGGCACCGACGCGGTGATGCTCTCCGGCGAAACCAGCGTCGGCAAGTACCCGGTGCTCACGGTCAGCACCATGGCCAAGATCGTCACGACGACCGAGCACGGCTCGATCTCGGTTCCCCGGCTGCAGCACGACCCCCGTACCCACGGCGGTGCGCTCACCTCGGCCGCGTCGCAGATCGCGCGGGCGATCGGCGCCAAGGCGATGGTCGCCTTCACCCAGACGGGTGACACCGTACGTCGGCTCTCCCGGCTGCAGTGCGAGCTGCCGCTGCTGGCTTTCACCCCGGTCGCCGAGGTGCGCGACCAGCTTGCCCTCTCCTGGGGGGTGGAGACCTTCCTGATGCCGTTCGTGCAGCACACCGACGACATGTTCCGCCAGGTCGACCAGGCACTGCTCGGCCTCGGCCGGGCCAATCCCGGCGAGTACGTGGTGATCGTCGCCGGCAGCCCGGTCGGCACCCCCGGCTCCACCAACACGCTGCGGGTGCACCAGCTTGGTAGCCTCGTCGACGCCGCGGCGGCCCGGGCGTTGCAGTGA